In Corallococcus macrosporus, the following are encoded in one genomic region:
- a CDS encoding TraR/DksA C4-type zinc finger protein, with the protein MTPKQREDFLQQLLALHAELSGKTPLRIEPNRTDEARVGGDEDEQPLNEMMQTIASSRNRNTDGTLARVVKALGKLREDPDSFGECEECGDEIPLGRLKAMPYAEFCVACQNNKDGPKGPVRRKHLTDYKG; encoded by the coding sequence GTGACCCCGAAGCAGCGAGAGGACTTCCTCCAGCAGTTGCTCGCGCTCCACGCGGAGCTGAGCGGGAAGACGCCCCTGCGCATCGAGCCCAACCGCACCGACGAGGCGCGCGTGGGCGGCGACGAGGACGAGCAGCCCCTCAACGAGATGATGCAGACCATCGCGTCCAGCCGGAACCGCAACACCGACGGCACGCTGGCGCGCGTGGTGAAGGCGCTGGGCAAGCTGCGCGAGGACCCGGACTCCTTCGGCGAGTGCGAGGAGTGCGGCGACGAGATTCCGCTGGGCCGGCTCAAGGCCATGCCCTACGCGGAGTTCTGCGTCGCCTGTCAGAACAACAAGGACGGCCCCAAGGGGCCGGTGCGCCGCAAGCACCTCACCGACTACAAGGGCTGA
- a CDS encoding phospho-sugar mutase, with amino-acid sequence MDTTGLRERAEAWRKADPDPETQAELANVLAKQDWADLADRFAQDLEFGTAGLRGVLGAGPNRMNRAVVRRTTAGLARYLKATVPDVTTRGVVVGRDARRLSKELAEDTAAVFVAEGIPAHVFPEPVPTPVTAFAVLHLNAAAAVMVTASHNPPEYNGYKVYWGNGAQIVPPQDVGIADAIAKVEAANAVPLLTPAEGRAKGLWRDLPEDVGNAYLRAILDLRLYRKGSDTLSIVYTAMHGVGGAWAALALKEAGFPRVTPVAEQQQPDGRFPTVRFPNPEEPGAMDLSLATAERVKADLVLANDPDADRLAVMARDASGKLRLLTGNEVGVLLGHYVLTQGTKRARPHVVTTIVSSTQLGEIARGLDAAYDEVLTGFKWIANRALERTAKEGTQFVFGYEEALGYTVGTATRDKDGVGAALVMADLAAWCEARGVTVLGYLEEIQRRFGLHVGAQRNVTLPGAAGAQTIRAIMEAFRASPPKDIGGTRVSAVRDYQKGEGGLPPSNVVAFALEGGGRVTLRPSGTEPKIKYYFEHKETPGPGEPLPQARQRAEAKLGALIDAFLALARDRGQPA; translated from the coding sequence ATGGACACGACCGGACTGAGGGAGCGGGCGGAGGCCTGGCGCAAGGCGGACCCGGATCCGGAGACCCAGGCGGAGCTGGCCAATGTGCTCGCGAAGCAGGACTGGGCGGACCTGGCGGACCGCTTCGCGCAGGACCTGGAGTTCGGCACCGCGGGCCTGCGCGGCGTGCTGGGCGCCGGCCCCAACCGGATGAACCGCGCCGTCGTGCGCCGCACCACCGCGGGCCTGGCGCGCTACCTCAAGGCCACCGTGCCGGACGTCACCACGCGCGGCGTGGTGGTGGGCCGCGACGCGCGCCGCCTGAGCAAGGAGCTGGCGGAGGACACCGCCGCCGTGTTCGTCGCGGAGGGCATCCCCGCGCACGTCTTCCCGGAGCCGGTGCCCACGCCCGTCACCGCGTTCGCCGTGCTGCACCTCAACGCCGCCGCCGCGGTGATGGTGACCGCCAGCCACAACCCGCCCGAGTACAACGGCTACAAGGTCTACTGGGGCAACGGCGCTCAAATCGTCCCGCCGCAGGACGTGGGCATCGCGGACGCCATCGCGAAGGTGGAGGCCGCGAACGCGGTCCCCCTGCTCACGCCCGCCGAAGGCCGCGCGAAGGGGCTGTGGCGCGACCTGCCGGAGGACGTGGGCAACGCGTACCTGCGCGCCATCCTGGACCTGCGCCTGTACCGCAAGGGCAGCGACACGCTGTCCATCGTCTACACCGCCATGCACGGCGTGGGCGGCGCGTGGGCGGCGCTCGCGCTCAAGGAGGCGGGCTTCCCGCGCGTGACGCCGGTGGCCGAGCAGCAGCAGCCCGACGGCCGCTTCCCCACCGTGCGCTTCCCGAACCCCGAAGAGCCGGGCGCCATGGACCTGTCGCTCGCCACCGCGGAGCGCGTGAAGGCGGACCTGGTGCTCGCGAACGACCCGGACGCGGATCGGCTGGCGGTGATGGCGCGGGATGCCTCCGGGAAGCTGCGCCTGCTCACCGGCAACGAAGTCGGCGTGCTCCTGGGCCACTACGTCCTCACGCAGGGGACGAAGCGCGCGCGCCCGCACGTCGTCACCACCATCGTGTCCTCCACGCAGCTGGGCGAAATCGCGCGCGGGCTGGACGCCGCGTACGACGAGGTGCTCACCGGCTTCAAGTGGATCGCCAACCGCGCGCTGGAGCGCACCGCGAAGGAAGGCACGCAGTTCGTCTTCGGCTACGAGGAGGCGCTCGGCTACACCGTGGGCACCGCCACGCGCGACAAGGACGGTGTGGGCGCGGCGCTGGTGATGGCGGACCTGGCCGCGTGGTGCGAGGCGCGCGGCGTGACGGTGCTGGGCTACCTGGAGGAGATCCAGCGCCGTTTCGGCCTGCACGTGGGCGCCCAGCGCAACGTGACGCTGCCTGGCGCCGCCGGGGCGCAGACCATCCGCGCCATCATGGAGGCCTTCCGCGCGTCTCCGCCGAAGGACATTGGCGGCACCCGCGTGAGCGCCGTGCGCGACTACCAGAAGGGCGAGGGCGGCCTGCCCCCGTCCAACGTCGTCGCCTTCGCGCTGGAGGGCGGCGGCCGCGTCACCCTGCGTCCGTCCGGCACCGAGCCGAAGATCAAATACTACTTCGAGCACAAGGAGACGCCCGGCCCCGGCGAGCCGCTCCCCCAGGCCCGCCAGCGCGCGGAGGCGAAGCTGGGCGCCCTCATCGACGCTTTTCTCGCCCTGGCCCGTGATCGCGGCCAGCCGGCTTGA
- a CDS encoding sensor histidine kinase produces the protein MIAVDVESGGVERVRSILTPAGYDVLPASGTTAALEAVSRHSADLVLLDVDRARTVGLAAYRRLREELSPPQFPILMLTPSADRQTRREVLEAGVDDLLTTEPLDPLELKVRVHTLLELKAHREQGGVREVLQDPRTRWVRMERLARVGTLAADLATQMDQLGVGLQRALEHVRARAGQGLPPDSEELLKLGVAGEQMRLHGQHLLSLGPSCPKDIQRFDLREVVPEVVSRLRASGRLGRADVRAVLPEDPIAVVFNRRQLEQVVTELVCNAVDAVEDVKDRPRVVHVGVELPDMFGEFGPQLFVKDTGIGIFEDELQAIFSPYYTTKAPEKSVGLGLTVARTLVESMGGKLTVKSRVNLGSTFTVELPEQTSSW, from the coding sequence GTGATCGCGGTCGACGTGGAGTCCGGCGGAGTGGAGCGGGTGCGCTCCATCCTGACGCCGGCCGGCTACGACGTGCTGCCCGCGAGCGGGACGACGGCCGCGCTGGAGGCGGTGTCCCGCCACTCCGCGGACCTGGTGCTGCTGGACGTGGACCGCGCCCGCACGGTGGGCCTGGCCGCGTACCGGCGCCTTCGCGAGGAGCTGTCCCCGCCGCAGTTCCCCATCCTCATGCTCACGCCTTCCGCGGACCGCCAGACGCGCCGCGAGGTGCTGGAGGCAGGTGTGGACGACTTGCTGACGACCGAACCGCTGGACCCGCTGGAGCTGAAGGTGCGCGTCCACACCCTGCTGGAGCTCAAGGCGCACCGCGAGCAGGGCGGCGTCCGGGAAGTGCTTCAGGACCCGCGCACCCGCTGGGTGCGCATGGAGCGCCTGGCGCGCGTGGGCACGCTCGCCGCGGACCTGGCGACGCAGATGGACCAGCTGGGCGTGGGCCTGCAGCGCGCGCTGGAGCACGTGCGCGCCCGCGCGGGCCAGGGGCTGCCCCCGGACTCCGAGGAGCTGCTCAAGCTGGGCGTGGCCGGCGAGCAGATGCGCCTGCACGGCCAGCACCTGCTGTCGCTGGGCCCCAGCTGCCCCAAGGACATCCAGCGCTTCGACCTGCGGGAGGTGGTGCCGGAGGTGGTGTCCCGCCTGCGCGCTTCCGGCCGCCTGGGCCGCGCGGACGTGCGCGCGGTGCTGCCGGAGGACCCCATCGCGGTGGTCTTCAACCGCCGTCAGTTGGAGCAGGTGGTGACGGAGCTCGTCTGCAACGCGGTGGACGCCGTGGAGGACGTGAAGGACCGGCCGCGCGTGGTGCACGTGGGCGTGGAGCTGCCGGACATGTTCGGTGAGTTCGGTCCCCAGCTCTTCGTGAAGGACACCGGCATCGGCATCTTCGAGGACGAGCTGCAGGCCATCTTCTCGCCGTACTACACGACCAAGGCCCCGGAGAAGAGCGTGGGCCTGGGCCTCACGGTGGCGCGCACCCTGGTGGAGAGCATGGGCGGCAAGCTGACCGTGAAGAGCCGCGTCAACCTGGGCAGCACCTTCACGGTGGAGCTGCCGGAGCAGACGTCGTCCTGGTAG
- a CDS encoding ABC transporter permease subunit → MLEVLHSLLFSTLDAAPALVFAALGAMLSERAGVVSVGVEGMMRTGAFCAAVAALVMPTPLAVLVGMAAGAGIAAVHGFLSIRWRSDQVVSGMALNLVAMAGGTFLLESLYGPNGTPAITQLSRWNLPGLSHVPLVGALSGHAAPTYLALTLPFLFHLLLSRTPLGLRLRAVGDKPHAVATLGLSVPALRWGAVLGGGMMAGLGGAVLSTAVLDRFEQHTPAGLGFMALAAMVFGRWTPLGAFAAALFFAFGNALRIGLASSAPWLLDLVPQGFLLALPYLLTLLVLALQGQRGHAPAALGTPYEQESR, encoded by the coding sequence GTGCTTGAGGTGCTCCACTCGCTCCTCTTCTCCACCCTGGACGCGGCCCCCGCCCTGGTGTTCGCCGCGCTGGGCGCCATGCTCTCCGAGCGCGCCGGCGTGGTGAGCGTGGGCGTGGAGGGCATGATGCGCACCGGCGCCTTCTGCGCGGCCGTCGCGGCGCTCGTGATGCCCACGCCGCTCGCGGTGCTCGTGGGCATGGCCGCGGGCGCGGGCATCGCCGCGGTGCACGGCTTCCTGAGCATCCGCTGGCGGTCGGATCAGGTCGTCTCCGGCATGGCCCTCAACCTGGTGGCCATGGCGGGAGGCACCTTCCTCCTGGAGTCGCTCTACGGCCCCAACGGCACGCCCGCCATCACCCAGCTGTCGCGCTGGAACCTCCCGGGCCTGTCCCACGTGCCGCTCGTGGGCGCGCTGTCCGGCCACGCGGCGCCCACGTACCTGGCGCTCACCCTGCCCTTCCTCTTCCACCTGCTCCTGTCGCGCACCCCGCTGGGCCTGCGCCTGCGCGCCGTGGGTGACAAGCCGCACGCGGTGGCCACGCTGGGCCTGTCCGTGCCCGCGCTGCGCTGGGGCGCGGTGCTGGGCGGCGGGATGATGGCGGGCCTGGGCGGCGCGGTGCTGTCCACCGCCGTCCTGGACCGCTTCGAGCAGCACACCCCCGCGGGCCTGGGCTTCATGGCCCTGGCCGCCATGGTGTTCGGCCGCTGGACGCCGCTGGGGGCCTTCGCCGCCGCGCTCTTCTTCGCCTTCGGCAACGCGCTGCGGATCGGCCTGGCCTCCAGCGCCCCCTGGCTCCTGGACCTGGTCCCCCAGGGCTTCCTGCTCGCGCTGCCCTACCTGTTGACCCTCCTCGTCCTCGCCCTCCAGGGTCAGCGGGGCCATGCCCCGGCCGCGCTGGGCACCCCCTACGAGCAGGAATCCCGCTGA
- a CDS encoding ABC transporter permease yields MGERTRQVLPSVLSVLLALAVCWLTIALTRDADTATRAYLQMLWGGVGNWPAFLDGGSDTAVLRPLGEAAMKAALLTLTGLSVAVAFKVGLFNIGAQGQMIWGALAAALVGAHVSLPGVLHVPLALLAAAVAGAAWASIAGVLKLKRGVHEVISTIMLNWVAVSLVDNWLVIGPLRAVAEGASSITGTAEILPTAQLPRLLGDSSRLNLGFPLALAAALGVWVWLSRTRSGYETRAVGLTPEAARAAGIPTLWRAGGAMALAGALAGLAGAVLVLGTEGRYPGSLGAPYGFDGIAIALIGNNHPLGAALSAAVFGILRAGGTRMQLLGVHKSFPELIQGFALLFVAGRMVWLALLDRRQKRALAQAQPPAPPQAPQAGVEVPRA; encoded by the coding sequence ATGGGTGAGCGGACGCGGCAGGTGCTGCCGTCGGTGCTCTCCGTGCTGCTGGCGCTCGCGGTGTGCTGGCTGACCATCGCCCTCACGCGCGACGCGGACACCGCCACGCGCGCCTACCTCCAGATGCTCTGGGGCGGCGTGGGCAACTGGCCCGCGTTCCTGGACGGCGGCAGCGACACGGCCGTGCTGCGCCCCCTGGGCGAGGCCGCGATGAAGGCCGCGCTGCTCACCCTCACCGGCCTGTCAGTCGCGGTGGCCTTCAAGGTCGGCCTGTTCAACATCGGCGCGCAGGGCCAGATGATCTGGGGCGCGCTGGCCGCGGCGCTCGTGGGCGCGCACGTGTCGCTGCCGGGCGTGCTCCACGTCCCGCTGGCCCTCCTCGCCGCCGCCGTCGCGGGCGCGGCGTGGGCCAGCATCGCGGGCGTGCTGAAGCTCAAGCGCGGCGTGCACGAGGTCATCTCCACCATCATGCTCAACTGGGTGGCGGTGAGCCTGGTGGACAACTGGCTCGTCATCGGCCCGCTGCGCGCCGTGGCGGAGGGCGCGTCGTCCATCACCGGCACCGCCGAAATCCTCCCCACCGCGCAGCTGCCCCGGCTGCTGGGGGACAGCTCGCGCCTCAACCTGGGCTTCCCGCTGGCGCTGGCCGCCGCGCTGGGCGTCTGGGTGTGGCTGTCCCGCACGCGCTCCGGCTACGAGACGCGCGCCGTGGGCCTCACGCCGGAAGCAGCCCGGGCCGCGGGCATCCCCACGCTGTGGCGCGCGGGCGGGGCCATGGCGCTCGCGGGCGCGCTGGCGGGCCTGGCCGGCGCGGTGCTGGTGCTGGGCACGGAGGGGCGCTACCCGGGCTCGCTGGGCGCGCCCTACGGCTTCGACGGCATCGCCATCGCGCTCATCGGCAACAACCACCCGCTGGGCGCGGCGCTGTCGGCTGCCGTCTTCGGTATCCTGCGCGCGGGCGGCACGCGCATGCAGCTGCTCGGCGTGCACAAGAGCTTCCCGGAGCTCATCCAGGGCTTCGCGCTGCTCTTCGTCGCCGGCCGCATGGTGTGGCTCGCGCTGCTGGACCGGCGCCAGAAGCGCGCCCTGGCCCAGGCACAGCCCCCGGCCCCGCCCCAGGCCCCCCAGGCGGGAGTCGAGGTGCCCCGTGCTTGA
- a CDS encoding ATP-binding cassette domain-containing protein: MSLEDASLDIRPGELLAVVGENGAGKSSLMNVLYGLYHPDAGTFHMDGKPVRFKSPRDAIARGIGMVHQHFMLVPTLTVAENVVLGREPTRRGLLDLDRACDEVAATAKRFGFQLDPRARVDTLTVGSQQKVEIVKALHRGAQVLILDEPTAVLTPQESDELSQVMRGLVAQGRTVVLISHKLKEVLGVADRVAVMRRGRTVAEVRPSETTVSELATLMVGESSRGAALTGVPATAAATAGLAGTGTTGATASLPPAPVEPHAPTAVTGPVVLEAKDLRATGESGRPALQGVSLTVRAGEIVGIAGVDGNGQRELAEVLTGLRKLDGGEGTLLGGPLAGLTPALAKARGVGHVPEDRLARAVVKAMTVEENVALGRHRQPPFARGPWVDFKGRRDRTNQLLSTYDVRPPDPTVALQALSGGNQQKVVVARELDAEPRLLVVVQPTRGLDIGAVAQVHARLREAKARGAGVVMVSLDLEEVLALSDRVYVLYEGRVTGHFTREHLDERELGRRMLGAEGSHG, encoded by the coding sequence GTGTCCCTGGAGGACGCGTCGCTGGACATCCGCCCGGGTGAGCTGCTCGCCGTGGTGGGCGAGAACGGCGCGGGCAAGTCCAGCCTGATGAACGTGCTCTACGGGCTCTACCACCCGGACGCGGGCACATTTCACATGGACGGCAAGCCGGTGCGCTTCAAGAGCCCGCGCGACGCCATCGCCCGGGGCATCGGCATGGTGCACCAGCACTTCATGCTCGTGCCCACGCTGACGGTGGCGGAGAACGTGGTGCTGGGCCGCGAGCCCACCAGGCGCGGCCTGCTGGACCTGGACCGCGCCTGTGACGAGGTCGCGGCCACGGCGAAGCGCTTCGGCTTCCAGTTGGATCCGCGCGCCCGCGTGGACACGCTCACGGTGGGCTCGCAGCAGAAGGTGGAGATCGTCAAGGCGCTGCACCGGGGCGCGCAGGTGCTCATCCTGGACGAGCCCACCGCCGTGCTCACGCCGCAGGAGTCGGACGAGCTGTCGCAGGTGATGCGCGGGCTGGTGGCGCAGGGCCGCACGGTGGTGCTCATCAGTCACAAGCTGAAGGAAGTGCTGGGCGTGGCGGACCGCGTGGCGGTGATGCGCCGGGGCCGCACCGTGGCGGAGGTGCGCCCCAGCGAGACCACCGTCTCCGAGCTGGCCACGCTGATGGTGGGCGAGAGTTCGAGGGGTGCCGCGCTGACCGGCGTGCCCGCGACGGCTGCCGCGACCGCCGGCCTGGCGGGCACCGGCACCACCGGCGCGACGGCGTCACTGCCCCCCGCGCCCGTGGAACCGCACGCGCCCACGGCGGTGACGGGCCCGGTCGTGCTCGAAGCGAAGGACCTGCGGGCCACGGGCGAGAGCGGCCGTCCCGCGCTCCAGGGCGTGAGCCTCACCGTGCGCGCGGGGGAAATCGTCGGCATCGCCGGGGTGGATGGCAACGGGCAGCGGGAGCTGGCGGAGGTGCTCACGGGCCTGCGCAAGCTGGACGGCGGCGAGGGCACGCTGCTGGGCGGTCCCCTCGCGGGGCTCACCCCGGCGCTGGCCAAGGCGCGCGGCGTGGGCCACGTCCCCGAGGACCGCCTGGCTCGCGCGGTGGTCAAGGCGATGACGGTGGAGGAGAACGTGGCCCTGGGCCGGCACCGGCAGCCGCCGTTCGCTCGCGGGCCGTGGGTGGACTTCAAGGGCCGCCGCGACCGCACGAACCAGTTGCTGAGCACCTACGACGTGCGCCCGCCCGACCCGACGGTGGCGCTCCAGGCGCTGTCCGGCGGCAACCAGCAGAAGGTCGTGGTGGCGCGCGAGCTGGACGCGGAGCCGAGGCTGCTCGTCGTCGTGCAGCCCACGCGCGGGCTGGACATTGGCGCGGTGGCGCAGGTGCACGCGCGGCTTCGCGAGGCGAAGGCCCGGGGTGCGGGAGTGGTGATGGTGTCGCTGGACCTGGAGGAAGTGCTGGCCCTGTCCGACCGCGTCTACGTCCTCTACGAGGGCCGCGTGACGGGGCACTTCACGCGCGAGCACCTGGACGAGCGCGAGCTGGGCCGCCGCATGCTGGGCGCGGAGGGAAGCCATGGGTGA
- a CDS encoding BMP family lipoprotein: MLRRLHVLALAALLCACSKKSEDAPKAPAQASTATKPSEGKPVVVGLVIDVGGRGDHSFNDAALRGLELWAAGKKYEGGKYVDAPAGEVRQSISSDLAALAPEVKPLPVQPLVLQSKAQEDYAPNLQLLVEQGAKLTIGNGYLLANAVRDVATENPDAKFLLIDSQLLDAQGKPKSLPNVRTVLFKEQEGSFLVGALAGLVTKTNKVGFVGGIEVPLIKRFDVGYRAGVRTTNAKAADALMGVYTGSFNSVSAGKEVAQDLIAKGADVIFHAAGTDGLGVIQAVKEARAAGKTVFAIGVDSDQSHLAPDAILTSMVKHSDLAVYQAAKDLVDGKLTAGEQVLGLKENGVGMADVRVEFPGKAEALQKVEALRQQILAGKLSVPGTQAELSSFQVAQP; the protein is encoded by the coding sequence ATGCTCCGTCGACTCCACGTGCTCGCCCTGGCCGCGCTCCTGTGCGCCTGTTCCAAGAAGTCCGAGGACGCCCCCAAGGCGCCTGCCCAGGCCTCCACCGCCACGAAGCCCTCCGAGGGAAAACCCGTCGTCGTGGGGCTCGTCATCGACGTGGGCGGCCGGGGTGACCACTCGTTCAACGACGCGGCCCTGCGCGGCCTGGAGCTGTGGGCCGCCGGCAAGAAGTACGAGGGCGGCAAGTACGTGGACGCCCCCGCTGGCGAAGTGCGTCAGTCCATCTCCTCCGACCTCGCGGCGCTCGCACCGGAAGTGAAGCCGCTGCCGGTGCAGCCGCTGGTGCTCCAGAGCAAGGCGCAGGAGGACTACGCCCCCAACCTCCAGCTGCTCGTGGAGCAGGGCGCGAAGCTGACCATCGGCAACGGATACCTGCTGGCCAACGCGGTGCGTGACGTGGCCACCGAAAACCCGGACGCGAAGTTCCTGCTCATCGACAGCCAGTTGCTGGACGCGCAGGGCAAGCCCAAGTCGCTGCCCAACGTGCGCACGGTGCTCTTCAAGGAGCAGGAGGGCAGCTTCCTCGTGGGCGCGCTGGCGGGGCTGGTGACGAAGACGAACAAGGTGGGCTTCGTGGGCGGCATTGAAGTCCCCCTCATCAAGCGCTTCGACGTGGGCTACCGCGCGGGCGTGCGCACCACGAACGCGAAGGCGGCGGACGCGCTGATGGGCGTGTACACGGGCAGCTTCAACAGCGTGTCCGCGGGCAAGGAGGTGGCGCAGGACCTCATCGCCAAGGGCGCGGACGTCATCTTCCACGCGGCGGGGACGGACGGACTGGGCGTCATCCAGGCGGTGAAGGAGGCGCGGGCGGCGGGCAAGACGGTGTTCGCCATCGGCGTGGACTCGGATCAGTCCCACCTGGCGCCAGACGCCATCCTCACGTCCATGGTGAAGCACAGCGACCTGGCCGTGTATCAGGCGGCGAAGGACCTGGTGGACGGCAAGCTGACGGCGGGTGAGCAGGTGCTGGGCCTCAAGGAGAACGGCGTGGGCATGGCGGACGTGCGCGTGGAGTTCCCGGGCAAGGCGGAGGCGCTCCAGAAGGTGGAGGCGCTGCGGCAGCAGATCCTCGCCGGGAAGCTTTCCGTGCCGGGCACGCAGGCGGAGCTGTCCTCCTTCCAGGTCGCGCAGCCCTGA